One Oncorhynchus masou masou isolate Uvic2021 chromosome 18, UVic_Omas_1.1, whole genome shotgun sequence DNA window includes the following coding sequences:
- the ndel1a gene encoding nuclear distribution protein nudE-like 1-A isoform X4, whose amino-acid sequence MYTMDTDMIPKFSSKDEEINFWKALSLKYKKNCQEAQEELLEFQEGSRELEAELETQLGQAEHRMRDLHSENSRLKNEVDSLKEKLEQQYAQSYKQINMLEGDLGQTRGIKEQLHKYVRELEQSNDDLERAKRATIVSLEDFEQRLNQAIERNAFLESELDEKESLLVSVQRLKDEARDLRQELAVRERNTDLTRMSAPSSPTQEDNDKMDSSVQASLSLPATPLTNSLDNAFANPTELSNGLGNSLTPSARISALNIVGDLLRKVGALESKLAACRNFAKDQKARKSYAITENGNVINGNTAKFSHTLHMTSSYYDKTRRERVIFPALLLGNGLPPMLMMCGEVSQSPACCLINKPPSLSHLVLSRAVNGLDPGTLTAITAPPAPSLPGLLPLIM is encoded by the exons TTGCCAGGAGGCTCAGGAGGAGCTGCTGGAGTTTCAGGAGGGCAGCAGAGAGCTGGAGGCAGAGCTGGAAACCCAGCTGGGGCAGGCTGAGCACCGCATGAGAGACCTGCACTCTGAGAACAGCAGGCTCAAGAACGAGGTGGACTCACTCAAG gagaaactggagcagcagtatgCCCAAAGCTACAAGCAGATCAACATGCTGGAGGGTGACCTGGGTCAGACCCGGGGCATCAAGGAGCAGCTCCACAAATACGTCCGGGAGCTGGAGCAGTCCAACGACGACCTGGAAAGAGCCAAGAG GGCTACAATTGTGTCCCTGGAGGATTTTGAGCAGCGTCTGAACCAGGCCATCGAGAGGAATGCCTTCCTGGAGAGTGAGCTTGATGAGAAAGAGTCCCTCCTGGTCTCAGTACAGAGATTAAAAGATGAGGCCAGAG ACCTACGACAAGAGCTCGCTGTCCGAGAGCGAAATACGGACTTGACCAGGATGTCAGCACCCTCCTCACCCACCCAGGAGGACAACGACAAGATGGATTCCTCTGTCCAGGCATCACTGTCTCTCCCAGCCACGCCGCTCACCAATAGTCTGGACAACGCCTTCGCCAACCCAACAG AGTTGTCAAACGGCCTTGGTAACTCACTAACTCCCTCTGCCAGAATATCAGCACTCAACATCGTAGGTGACCTGCTTCGGAAAGTAGGG GCTCTGGAGTCTAAGCTGGCAGCCTGCAGGAACTTTGCCAAGGACCAGAAAGCCAGAAAGTCTTATGCCATCACGGAAAACGGGAACGTGATCAATGGCAACACAGCCAAGTTCTCCCATACCCTCCACATGACGTCGTCGTACTACGACAAAAC caggagagagagggtcatATTCCCTGCATTACTTCTGGGTAATGGTCTTCCTCCGATGCTGATGATGTGTGGGGAAGTTAGTCAGTCACCTGCATGCTGTTTGATTAACaagcctccctccctttcccatcTAGTGCTGAG CAGGGCGGTGAACGGCCTGGACCCTGGCACTCTGACAGCCATCACAGcaccccctgctccctccctccctggcctcCTGCCTCTCATCATGTGA
- the ndel1a gene encoding nuclear distribution protein nudE-like 1-A isoform X3, protein MSLQYSQIYMYTMDTDMIPKFSSKDEEINFWKALSLKYKKNCQEAQEELLEFQEGSRELEAELETQLGQAEHRMRDLHSENSRLKNEVDSLKEKLEQQYAQSYKQINMLEGDLGQTRGIKEQLHKYVRELEQSNDDLERAKRATIVSLEDFEQRLNQAIERNAFLESELDEKESLLVSVQRLKDEARDLRQELAVRERNTDLTRMSAPSSPTQEDNDKMDSSVQASLSLPATPLTNSLDNAFANPTELSNGLGNSLTPSARISALNIVGDLLRKVGALESKLAACRNFAKDQKARKSYAITENGNVINGNTAKFSHTLHMTSSYYDKTRRERVIFPALLLGNGLPPMLMMCGEVSQSPACCLINKPPSLSHLVLSRAVNGLDPGTLTAITAPPAPSLPGLLPLIM, encoded by the exons TTGCCAGGAGGCTCAGGAGGAGCTGCTGGAGTTTCAGGAGGGCAGCAGAGAGCTGGAGGCAGAGCTGGAAACCCAGCTGGGGCAGGCTGAGCACCGCATGAGAGACCTGCACTCTGAGAACAGCAGGCTCAAGAACGAGGTGGACTCACTCAAG gagaaactggagcagcagtatgCCCAAAGCTACAAGCAGATCAACATGCTGGAGGGTGACCTGGGTCAGACCCGGGGCATCAAGGAGCAGCTCCACAAATACGTCCGGGAGCTGGAGCAGTCCAACGACGACCTGGAAAGAGCCAAGAG GGCTACAATTGTGTCCCTGGAGGATTTTGAGCAGCGTCTGAACCAGGCCATCGAGAGGAATGCCTTCCTGGAGAGTGAGCTTGATGAGAAAGAGTCCCTCCTGGTCTCAGTACAGAGATTAAAAGATGAGGCCAGAG ACCTACGACAAGAGCTCGCTGTCCGAGAGCGAAATACGGACTTGACCAGGATGTCAGCACCCTCCTCACCCACCCAGGAGGACAACGACAAGATGGATTCCTCTGTCCAGGCATCACTGTCTCTCCCAGCCACGCCGCTCACCAATAGTCTGGACAACGCCTTCGCCAACCCAACAG AGTTGTCAAACGGCCTTGGTAACTCACTAACTCCCTCTGCCAGAATATCAGCACTCAACATCGTAGGTGACCTGCTTCGGAAAGTAGGG GCTCTGGAGTCTAAGCTGGCAGCCTGCAGGAACTTTGCCAAGGACCAGAAAGCCAGAAAGTCTTATGCCATCACGGAAAACGGGAACGTGATCAATGGCAACACAGCCAAGTTCTCCCATACCCTCCACATGACGTCGTCGTACTACGACAAAAC caggagagagagggtcatATTCCCTGCATTACTTCTGGGTAATGGTCTTCCTCCGATGCTGATGATGTGTGGGGAAGTTAGTCAGTCACCTGCATGCTGTTTGATTAACaagcctccctccctttcccatcTAGTGCTGAG CAGGGCGGTGAACGGCCTGGACCCTGGCACTCTGACAGCCATCACAGcaccccctgctccctccctccctggcctcCTGCCTCTCATCATGTGA